From a single Lolium rigidum isolate FL_2022 chromosome 7, APGP_CSIRO_Lrig_0.1, whole genome shotgun sequence genomic region:
- the LOC124679045 gene encoding ent-kaur-16-ene synthase, chloroplastic-like has protein sequence MISSCLAYTEKSLVGENVSMQKKERVARIKKELQEPQWLPSPYDTAWVAMVPSQGIPQAPCFPQCVEWILQNQQDNGSWGIREYDSSNDKCSLLSTLACILALKKWNVGPEHISRGLHFIGRNFSVVMDEQIDAPVGFNVTFTGMISLAISMGLEFPVKQTYVDDILHIRQMELKRFAEDTSYGREEYMAYIAEGLGDMLDWNEVMKFQRKNGSLFNSPSATAAALIYNHDDKALQYLNLLVSKFGSSVPTVFPINIYCQLSMVDSLEKTGISHHFSTEIRSILDMTYSFWLQRDEEIMLDVATCAMAFRILRMNGYDVSSDELSHLAEASAFRSTLQGYLNDTKSLLELQKASTVSVSKNETILDNIGYWSSNFLKEKMSSNDVDMVPVFTEVEYALKFPFYATMERLDHRRSIEHFDAQGYQMFKTSYLPCLANKDHLALAVEDFTFSQFAYQAELVHVESWVKENRIDQLQFARQKQAYCYLSASGTMFAPELSEARISFAKTSVLITIVDDFFDVAGSKEEIENLISLVEKWDEHQELQFYSESVEILFFAIYTTVNQLGESASALQNRDVRKHMIELWIETLRSMSAEAEWVTSQYVPTINEYMTNANLSYGLGPIIPASLYFVGQELSELVVKDQEYNELIRLMNICCRLLNDIQGYEREGSQGKVNSVSLLVLHSGGFMSSESAKKTIEEYIASCRKDLLRLVLKEDSVVPRPCKELFWKMCKINHLFYSQTDGYSSQKEMVGAVNAVIYEPLKLQTSDPSLTVKSEH, from the exons ATGATCTCATCCTGTTTAG CATATACTGAGAAGAGTTTGGTAGGAGAAAATGTGAGCATGCAAAAGAAG GAAAGGGTGGCTAGAATAAAGAAAGAGCTCCAAGAGCCTCAATGGTTACCATCCCCATACGACACAGCATGGGTGGCAATGGTGCCCTCGCAAGGTATCCCTCAGGCTCCATGCTTCCCTCAGTGTGTTGAATGGATATTGCAAAACCAACAGGATAATGGATCTTGGGGTATCAGAGAATATGACTCGTCAAACGACAAGTGTAGTCTCCTATCCACATTGGCATGCATTCTTGCACTTAAGAAATGGAATGTTGGTCCCGAGCACATCAGCAGAG GACTACATTTTATTGGCAGAAACTTCTCGGTTGTTATGGATGAGCAGATTGATGCTCCTGTAGGCTTCAATGTTACTTTTACTGGTATGATTAGCCTAGCCATTTCCATGGGTTTGGAATTTCCCGTGAAACAAACttatgttgatgacattcttCACATCCGGCAGATGGAATTGAAAAG ATTTGCTGAGGATACATCTTATGGTAGAGAAGAATACATGGCTTATATTGCTGAAGGGTTAGGAGACATGTTGGATTGGAATGAAGTCATGAAATTTCAGAGGAAGAATGGATCATTGTTCAACTCTCCTTCCGCTACTGCAGCTGCATTAATATACAATCATGATGATAAAGCCCTGCAATATCTAAATTTGCTAGTTAGTAAATTTGGTAGTTCAG TACCAACAGTGTTCCCAATAAATATATACTGCCAGCTTTCGATGGTGGATTCGCTTGAAAAGACTGGAATATCTCATCATTTTTCAACCGAAATAAGGAGTATCCTCGACATGACATATAG TTTCTGGTTACAGAGAGATGAGGAAATCATGTTGGATGTAGCAACATGTGCAATGGCATTTCGTATTTTAAGGATGAATGGATATGATGTTTCCTCAG ATGAACTATCTCATCTTGCTGAAGCCTCTGCTTTCCGTAGTACACTTCAAGGGTATCTGAATGATACAAAATCTTTACTAGAACTACAGAAGGCTTCAACAGTTAGTGTTTCAAAAAATGAAACGATCCTTGATAACATAGGCTATTGGTCAAGCAACTTCTTAAAGGAAAAGATGAGTTCTAATGATGTGGATATGGTTCCGGTCTTCACAGAG GTGGAGTATGCtctcaagtttccattttatgccACAATGGAACGTCTAGACCACAGGAGGAGTATTGAACATTTTGATGCTCAGGGTTATCAGATGTTCAAGACATCGTACTT GCCATGCCTTGCTAACAAAGACCATCTTGCTTTGGCTGTTGAAGATTTCACCTTCTCTCAGTTTGCTTACCAGGCTGAACTCGTGCATGTTGAAAG TTGGGTGAAAGAGAACAGGATAGACCAGCTACAATTTGCAAGGCAGAAGCAGGCATATTGCTACCTCTCTGCTTCCGGCACCATGTTCGCTCCGGAACTATCTGAAGCTCGCATTTCATTTGCCAAAACTTCCGTTCTCATAACTATTGTTGATGACTTCTTCGATGTCGCGGGATCAAAAGAAGAGATAGAAAATCTGATATCATTAGTCGAAAA GTGGGATGAGCACCAAGAACTTCAATTTTACTCTGAGAGTGTAGAAATATTATTTTTTGCTATCTATACTACAGTGAATCAGCTCGGGGAAAGCGCTTCTGCTCTACAAAACCGTGATGTTAGGAAGCACATGATAGAATTG TGGATAGAAACATTGAGGTCCATGTCAGCTGAGGCAGAATGGGTGACGAGTCAGTATGTGCCGACAATTAATGAGTACATGACAAATGCAAATCTCTCATATGGACTGGGGCCTATTATACCCGCGTCATTGTACTTTGTCGGGCAAGAGCTTTCGGAGTTGGTTGTCAAAGATCAAGAGTACAATGAGTTAATCAGGCTAATGAACATCTGTTGTCGTCTCCTGAATGACATTCAAGGATATGAG AGGGAGGGCAGCCAGGGAAAAGTGAATAGTGTCTCACTACTTGTTCTTCACAGTGGTGGTTTCATGTCCTCAGAATCAGCTAAAAAGACAATTGAGGAGTATATAGCTTCATGTCGGAAAGACTTGCTGAGGTTGGTTCTAAAGGAAGACAGTGTTGTTCCTAGGCCATGCAAGGAGCTGTTTTGGAAGATGTGCAAGATAAATCACTTGTTCTACTCTCAAACTGATGGATATAGCTCCCAAAAAGAAATGGTTGGTGCAGTGAATGCCGTTATCTACGAGCCTCTCAAACTCCAAACTAGCGATCCATCTTTGACTGTTAAATCAGAACACTAA